One genomic region from Methanocaldococcus fervens AG86 encodes:
- a CDS encoding anthranilate synthase component II, whose product MGVKKVLIIDNIDSFVWNLVQYVGTLGYKVKLVDNKITLEEIKRINPDRIIISPGPKTPKEAGNCIKIIQEVDTPILGVCLGHQCIVEAFGGEIGRAERVVHGKASLIEHDGEGIFKNIPNPFYGGRYHSLIAYKVPKELKITARSLDDNYIMGVRHKKLPIEGVQFHPESILTESDELKFPDLGLKLIKNFVEHEY is encoded by the coding sequence ATGGGAGTTAAAAAAGTTTTGATTATTGATAATATCGATTCGTTTGTTTGGAATTTAGTCCAATATGTAGGAACTTTAGGGTATAAAGTTAAGTTAGTGGATAATAAAATCACATTAGAGGAGATAAAGAGGATAAATCCTGATAGGATAATTATAAGCCCAGGACCAAAAACTCCCAAGGAGGCAGGAAATTGTATAAAAATTATTCAAGAGGTTGATACTCCTATATTAGGAGTTTGTTTAGGGCATCAATGTATTGTTGAGGCGTTTGGTGGAGAAATTGGGAGAGCAGAGAGGGTTGTGCATGGAAAGGCAAGTTTGATAGAGCATGACGGTGAAGGAATTTTTAAAAATATTCCAAATCCATTTTATGGAGGGAGATACCATTCATTAATAGCTTATAAGGTTCCAAAAGAGTTAAAAATAACTGCAAGAAGTTTGGATGACAATTATATAATGGGGGTTAGGCATAAAAAGTTACCAATTGAGGGGGTTCAATTCCATCCAGAGAGTATATTGACAGAATCTGATGAACTGAAATTCCCAGATTTGGGATTAAAGCTTATTAAGAATTTTGTTGAGCATGAATATTAA
- the argS gene encoding arginine--tRNA ligase, which yields MDVKNNIINALKKVIYEEIGKGVEIKLDKTPNLELGDYSVNICFRLAKELKKNPKVIAEEIVEKLKAMNIEGIKEIKAVNGYINFYIDYNKFAKNLVEEIDKKGNNYGKGDKKGVKIILEHTSANPNGPLHIGHLRNAIIGDCLKRILEFYGYDVETHYYVNDMGRQMALVVYGIELFGLDKEKKKDHAIAETYVKINKYLEEHPEEEEKILELMREYEDALEKNEDNEVVKKFEFAVNYALDGIKETLNNLNIKHDTFVWESTYVRNGMVKEVLKRLMETGKVVKEETYMLDLSDFGIQKKMVLARANGTSLYSTRDIAYHLDKLSKCDIGIDVLGADHKLTAEMVKAALKLLGSKVPEVIFYEFISLPEGSMSTRRGRFISTDELLEEAIKRAKEECKKRWVEEEIAKDIGLGAVRYNIARISPEKPMIFKWEEALDFEKVGCPFIQYAHARCCSILKEAEKKGVKDEALFDYELTNEEKELIKMLDEFKDMIKESAENRKVHVLANYLLELAKVFNRFYANCPILMTKVDDNIKKSRLKLVKSTKAVIEIGLGLLGINCPGRM from the coding sequence ATGGATGTCAAAAACAATATTATTAATGCATTAAAAAAAGTGATTTATGAAGAGATTGGGAAAGGTGTTGAGATAAAATTGGATAAAACACCAAACTTGGAGTTGGGAGATTACTCCGTAAATATTTGTTTTAGATTAGCTAAAGAGTTAAAAAAGAATCCAAAAGTTATTGCTGAAGAAATAGTAGAGAAATTAAAAGCTATGAATATTGAAGGAATTAAAGAGATAAAGGCAGTTAATGGATACATAAACTTCTACATAGATTACAATAAATTTGCTAAAAATTTGGTTGAAGAAATTGACAAAAAAGGAAATAATTACGGTAAAGGAGATAAAAAAGGAGTAAAAATTATTTTAGAGCATACATCAGCAAATCCTAATGGACCTTTACATATAGGTCATTTGAGAAATGCAATTATTGGAGATTGTTTAAAGAGAATATTGGAATTCTATGGTTATGATGTTGAAACTCATTATTATGTTAACGATATGGGTAGACAAATGGCTTTAGTTGTTTATGGGATTGAATTGTTTGGTTTGGATAAAGAAAAAAAGAAAGACCATGCAATTGCTGAAACCTACGTAAAAATTAACAAATATTTGGAGGAGCATCCTGAAGAAGAGGAGAAAATCCTTGAATTAATGAGAGAGTATGAAGATGCATTAGAAAAGAATGAAGATAATGAAGTGGTTAAAAAATTTGAATTTGCAGTCAATTATGCCTTGGATGGGATAAAAGAGACATTGAATAATTTAAACATTAAGCACGATACATTTGTTTGGGAAAGTACTTATGTAAGGAATGGAATGGTTAAAGAAGTTTTAAAAAGATTGATGGAAACTGGAAAGGTTGTTAAGGAAGAAACATACATGCTTGACTTATCTGACTTTGGAATTCAAAAGAAAATGGTTTTAGCGAGGGCAAATGGAACAAGCCTATACTCAACAAGAGATATTGCCTATCATTTGGATAAGTTATCAAAGTGTGATATTGGAATAGATGTTTTAGGGGCTGACCACAAATTAACGGCAGAAATGGTTAAAGCAGCTTTAAAACTGCTTGGAAGTAAGGTGCCAGAGGTTATATTTTATGAATTTATATCCCTCCCAGAAGGTTCAATGAGTACAAGAAGGGGGAGGTTTATAAGTACTGATGAATTATTAGAGGAGGCCATAAAGAGAGCTAAGGAAGAATGCAAAAAGAGGTGGGTTGAAGAGGAAATAGCTAAAGACATTGGATTGGGAGCTGTTAGATACAACATAGCAAGAATTTCTCCAGAAAAGCCAATGATATTTAAGTGGGAAGAGGCATTAGACTTTGAAAAGGTTGGTTGTCCATTCATTCAATATGCTCATGCAAGATGTTGTAGTATATTAAAAGAGGCTGAGAAAAAAGGAGTTAAGGATGAGGCATTATTTGATTATGAATTAACTAACGAGGAGAAGGAGTTAATTAAGATGCTAGATGAATTTAAAGATATGATTAAAGAAAGTGCTGAAAATAGGAAAGTGCATGTATTGGCAAACTACTTATTGGAGCTCGCTAAAGTATTTAACAGATTCTATGCAAACTGCCCAATTTTAATGACAAAAGTTGATGACAATATCAAAAAATCAAGATTAAAGTTGGTTAAAAGCACTAAGGCGGTTATAGAGATAGGCTTGGGATTATTGGGAATTAACTGCCCAGGAAGGATGTAG